From Pseudomonas poae, the proteins below share one genomic window:
- a CDS encoding DUF3742 family protein, producing MPTQNPVQVSRAHRWAYICGMSIKRGYRKLKAFESRVAERAVSAGMPAGKLIVRGSFLIAKLALIGGLLFVSAWLVTFIVMMLAVITLLWLRAFIGADQQEKNPGPDYLGADLYIGDFDDNGHYIGDSKSSN from the coding sequence ATGCCGACTCAGAACCCTGTTCAAGTTTCCCGCGCCCACCGCTGGGCCTATATCTGTGGCATGTCGATAAAGCGCGGGTATCGCAAGTTGAAAGCGTTTGAGTCCCGCGTGGCTGAGCGTGCGGTGTCAGCAGGTATGCCCGCAGGTAAATTAATAGTTCGTGGGAGCTTTCTGATTGCCAAACTGGCATTGATCGGAGGATTGCTCTTTGTCAGTGCTTGGCTGGTTACTTTCATTGTGATGATGCTGGCTGTCATTACTTTGCTATGGCTCAGGGCTTTTATTGGTGCCGATCAACAAGAGAAAAATCCAGGGCCAGACTATCTAGGTGCTGACCTCTACATCGGTGACTTCGACGACAACGGGCATTATATAGGCGACAGCAAGTCATCTAATTGA
- a CDS encoding conjugal transfer protein TraG N-terminal domain-containing protein yields MLMSTNSYLEFYLSLLAWIINNGLWSVLSDTGLFAAPFGAIILQEWLSARQQGADEGNKGLLSVPRIENRLWLAYIIVLFGCAPVFPLNLSSMAFDDAASQRCGVSVAKPAETAWGTTFNTIGERSANVPIWWFLVHALSKGVTAAATASIPCTPDIRQMRMEIDSSRIDSQVLLQEIADFTRDCYGYSRSRLFTNRPQLDKAQSHDASWIGSSYFLDTPGYYDTDRSRTPRVNWPYDESRDVSLPRLENGAGYPTCKQWWNDSGVGLRERLIEQVDPSLLTQLKGWLTGRSSNEIEDATLRELVSPRQQSMSMSPGQVYQDYGSSARGGSINQGLNNLATNTGLALGSFSNFPAMNALRAALPMVQAFLIMGVIISLPLILLVSTYQLKTVMTVTFALFTLHMLSFWWELARWVDSSMLDTLYNQVSASNQVLLSLPTSGLMDGTVTAQVIEYVMGAMFIVLPMLFLGAMSWAGYSVGNGIQGMLANGIKAASDSASKGTDQILGAAKRSIR; encoded by the coding sequence ATGCTCATGAGCACCAACAGCTACCTGGAGTTTTACCTCTCTCTACTGGCCTGGATCATCAACAACGGCCTCTGGAGCGTCCTGTCCGACACAGGGCTGTTTGCCGCGCCCTTCGGCGCGATCATCTTGCAAGAGTGGTTGTCGGCCCGTCAGCAAGGCGCGGATGAAGGCAACAAGGGATTGCTCTCGGTGCCACGAATCGAGAACCGGCTGTGGTTGGCCTACATCATCGTATTGTTCGGCTGCGCGCCGGTCTTTCCGCTAAACCTCTCTTCAATGGCGTTCGATGATGCAGCGAGCCAACGATGCGGCGTCAGTGTGGCCAAGCCAGCGGAAACCGCTTGGGGGACTACCTTTAACACCATAGGCGAACGCTCTGCCAATGTGCCGATCTGGTGGTTTCTGGTGCATGCCTTGAGCAAAGGTGTGACCGCGGCGGCTACCGCCTCCATCCCCTGCACACCGGATATCCGACAGATGCGGATGGAGATCGACAGTTCCCGAATCGACAGTCAGGTACTGCTACAAGAAATCGCCGACTTTACTCGCGATTGTTATGGCTATTCCCGCTCTCGGCTGTTCACCAACCGTCCGCAGTTGGATAAGGCGCAAAGTCATGATGCGTCCTGGATCGGCTCAAGCTATTTTCTCGACACTCCGGGCTACTACGACACCGATCGCTCGCGCACACCGCGAGTCAACTGGCCGTATGACGAAAGCCGCGATGTTTCCTTACCGCGGCTAGAGAATGGCGCGGGCTACCCCACCTGCAAGCAGTGGTGGAATGACAGCGGTGTCGGGTTGCGAGAGCGGTTGATTGAGCAAGTCGATCCTTCGCTGCTGACTCAGTTGAAAGGCTGGTTGACTGGCCGCTCAAGCAACGAGATTGAGGATGCGACTTTGCGTGAGCTGGTCAGCCCGCGCCAGCAATCAATGTCCATGTCGCCCGGACAGGTGTACCAGGACTATGGCTCTAGCGCTCGTGGCGGCTCGATCAATCAGGGGCTCAATAACCTGGCCACCAACACTGGGCTGGCCCTCGGCTCCTTCAGCAACTTCCCGGCGATGAATGCGCTACGTGCCGCACTGCCAATGGTGCAGGCCTTCCTCATCATGGGCGTCATCATCAGCTTGCCGTTGATCCTGCTGGTCAGTACCTACCAGCTGAAGACCGTCATGACGGTGACGTTCGCGCTGTTCACGCTGCACATGTTGAGCTTCTGGTGGGAGCTGGCACGCTGGGTCGACTCCAGCATGCTCGACACCTTGTACAACCAGGTGTCGGCTTCCAACCAGGTGCTGTTGTCGCTGCCCACATCCGGACTTATGGATGGGACGGTCACCGCGCAGGTCATTGAGTATGTGATGGGGGCGATGTTCATCGTGCTGCCGATGCTGTTTCTAGGGGCCATGAGCTGGGCAGGATATTCAGTCGGCAACGGGATTCAAGGCATGTTGGCGAACGGTATCAAAGCAGCAAGTGACTCAGCGAGCAAAGGTACGGATCAAATATTGGGTGCTGCTAAGCGCTCAATTAGATGA
- a CDS encoding integrating conjugative element protein: protein MSRLLARPWLGAMSLLLCGLLAMATHAHAAEGDYRLGTQGEVLDDRVMYTIGGGSAVGSPSSLYRPSGLGVGGSWRANMMCGNMSLTNTLQNQLNGVTEGFQQIMGNIVQNATQAVMSLPALIIQRANPGLYELLSNGVMQGRIDFDRSKLTCQAMAEKMADKVGQAGWGALAKNQEMQGNLEQTGGDAVAAVKNTEAHNGNNGVSWVGGSKAGGNGQTPIRVTSDVVRAGYNLLHNRTVDDNASISNSDCLGGAICQTWASPQEASEWAVRVLGESEVATCDTCETLRATAGSGLTPLIQEAYSERLKALQGLLSGSLPPTPDNLTKASSPMLPVTRGVVEALRDDPDQDLLARRLASETALSSVLDKALLLLRTLLAGSHEPNIASAEPAQTALTKNIDTLEREIRLLQTELQVRQMLTTSTASLVLDRHAGGADASRTVEQGDPEPGRLNDADARRK, encoded by the coding sequence ATGAGTCGGCTTCTCGCACGACCTTGGTTGGGCGCGATGAGTCTATTGCTCTGTGGACTGCTCGCCATGGCCACTCATGCCCACGCCGCCGAAGGCGATTACCGCCTGGGTACTCAAGGCGAAGTACTCGACGACCGAGTGATGTACACCATTGGCGGCGGCTCGGCAGTGGGCTCACCGAGTTCGCTTTACCGACCCAGTGGTCTCGGTGTCGGCGGGTCATGGCGAGCGAACATGATGTGCGGAAACATGAGCCTCACCAACACTCTGCAAAACCAGCTGAACGGCGTCACCGAAGGTTTCCAGCAAATCATGGGCAACATCGTGCAAAACGCGACCCAAGCGGTGATGTCGCTACCGGCGTTGATCATTCAGCGCGCCAACCCCGGCCTCTATGAGTTGCTCAGTAACGGGGTGATGCAAGGTCGGATCGACTTCGACCGCTCCAAGCTAACCTGCCAGGCCATGGCCGAAAAGATGGCGGATAAGGTCGGTCAAGCCGGTTGGGGCGCGCTGGCCAAGAACCAAGAAATGCAAGGCAATCTGGAGCAAACCGGCGGTGATGCGGTGGCCGCGGTGAAAAACACCGAGGCCCATAACGGCAACAATGGGGTGTCCTGGGTCGGCGGCTCAAAGGCCGGAGGTAACGGGCAGACGCCCATTCGGGTGACTTCCGACGTGGTGCGCGCGGGCTATAACCTGCTGCATAACCGAACGGTGGATGACAATGCATCGATCAGTAATAGCGATTGCCTGGGTGGGGCTATTTGCCAGACCTGGGCCTCTCCCCAAGAGGCATCCGAATGGGCCGTACGCGTGTTGGGCGAGAGTGAAGTCGCGACCTGCGACACCTGCGAAACCCTGCGTGCGACCGCTGGCAGCGGATTGACGCCACTGATCCAGGAGGCCTACAGCGAACGCCTCAAGGCCCTGCAAGGGTTGCTGTCGGGCTCTCTGCCGCCTACCCCTGACAATCTGACTAAAGCCTCCAGCCCGATGCTGCCGGTGACCCGTGGTGTGGTTGAAGCCCTGCGCGACGATCCCGACCAGGATCTATTGGCACGGCGCCTGGCCAGTGAGACGGCCTTGTCCAGCGTGCTAGACAAGGCGCTCCTGCTACTGCGCACTCTGCTGGCGGGCAGCCACGAACCCAACATCGCCTCAGCCGAACCGGCACAGACGGCCTTGACGAAAAACATCGACACCCTGGAGCGCGAAATTCGCCTGTTGCAAACCGAGCTGCAGGTACGGCAGATGCTGACCACCAGTACGGCCAGCCTGGTACTCGATCGGCATGCCGGTGGTGCCGATGCTTCGCGTACCGTCGAGCAAGGCGACCCCGAGCCCGGTCGACTTAATGATGCTGACGCCAGGCGCAAGTGA
- a CDS encoding TIGR03756 family integrating conjugative element protein, whose product MPVACSSIPPTTLRPLALSVLLACGPSVALDTGSITSSVLSPSCLDYRVVGICFWLLCTPFGCTVKTSTKVRHFIPEVVVSSYATTGNNPWTEMATLSAPISGAEGGGNLITPNTRRDNLPRFKNVDGIGHPGGWAATQLASQSGYACASGATAFMPYYLSTLDSLAWRNGIPESFYPESLIPGIHEIGSQVSGNMWGNVYPRQGFLVQPDDFKAAAVMAQRAGDVMTRNWQPHVYLPLTPAKRDGYWPPGPIVENDASTHKWQLLYPQVQPTCAIFPSDPLQSADGGYAWSLWRPYSCCKREGQTFLFSIDFEGGAS is encoded by the coding sequence ATGCCTGTTGCCTGCTCGTCAATCCCGCCCACAACGCTACGGCCCTTGGCGCTAAGCGTCCTGCTGGCGTGCGGCCCAAGCGTGGCGCTGGACACCGGGAGCATCACGTCCTCCGTGCTTTCTCCAAGCTGTCTCGACTACAGGGTCGTCGGCATTTGTTTCTGGCTCCTCTGCACGCCCTTCGGCTGCACCGTAAAAACCTCGACCAAGGTTCGTCATTTCATTCCTGAGGTGGTGGTCTCGAGCTACGCCACCACCGGCAATAACCCCTGGACCGAGATGGCCACCCTCTCCGCTCCCATCAGCGGTGCGGAAGGTGGCGGCAACCTGATCACGCCGAACACCCGCCGCGACAACCTGCCCCGTTTCAAGAACGTCGATGGCATCGGCCACCCCGGTGGCTGGGCTGCAACGCAATTGGCTTCGCAGTCCGGCTATGCCTGCGCCAGCGGTGCAACTGCATTCATGCCTTACTACCTGAGTACCCTGGACTCACTGGCCTGGCGCAATGGCATCCCGGAAAGTTTCTACCCCGAGTCGCTCATACCGGGGATCCATGAAATCGGTAGTCAGGTCTCGGGAAACATGTGGGGCAACGTTTATCCCCGGCAGGGCTTTCTGGTACAGCCCGACGATTTCAAGGCGGCCGCAGTCATGGCGCAACGGGCCGGCGATGTGATGACCCGCAACTGGCAGCCGCATGTGTACTTACCACTCACGCCCGCCAAACGCGACGGCTATTGGCCACCTGGCCCGATCGTTGAAAACGACGCTTCGACCCACAAATGGCAATTGCTCTACCCCCAGGTTCAGCCGACGTGCGCCATCTTCCCCAGCGATCCGCTACAGAGCGCGGATGGCGGCTACGCCTGGTCGCTGTGGCGTCCCTATAGCTGCTGCAAACGTGAGGGACAGACCTTCCTATTCAGCATCGACTTCGAAGGCGGTGCTTCATGA
- a CDS encoding helix-turn-helix transcriptional regulator has translation MTQDYEQLRLQLAANIRLMRRVKKLTQEQLALMAEVDRTYVSQIERCTGNPSLLVLCKLANIFEITADQLLVEHDILRSALHVK, from the coding sequence ATGACTCAAGACTACGAACAGCTTCGTCTGCAGCTGGCGGCAAACATCCGCTTGATGCGACGCGTGAAAAAACTTACCCAAGAGCAGCTCGCACTCATGGCCGAGGTGGATCGCACCTACGTCAGTCAAATCGAGCGATGCACGGGCAATCCGTCGCTGTTGGTCCTATGCAAGCTCGCCAATATTTTCGAAATTACCGCAGATCAGTTACTTGTGGAACACGATATCCTGCGCAGCGCCCTTCACGTCAAATAA
- a CDS encoding LasR-specific antiactivator QslA produces MDENYISIPAADGCPSLLTPWGNEFAPIIERGVQCAQAWLDTPGEIPLWWELAQTRKTLPVGDCQDAFEAGFLLRIQQRLRSASQ; encoded by the coding sequence ATGGACGAAAACTACATTTCAATTCCTGCGGCGGATGGTTGCCCAAGTCTTCTGACACCTTGGGGCAACGAATTTGCCCCGATCATCGAACGTGGCGTGCAATGCGCTCAGGCTTGGCTTGATACGCCCGGCGAGATTCCACTGTGGTGGGAGCTGGCGCAAACACGCAAGACCCTTCCTGTCGGTGACTGCCAAGATGCTTTTGAAGCCGGTTTTCTGTTGAGGATTCAGCAACGGCTTCGGAGCGCGTCACAGTAA
- a CDS encoding conjugative transfer ATPase — MHTGDSGKRTPAWKAWRNPLRPRATLADEAALYAHNPSFTDHLPWVEYLDTEQCFLLDDNRSVGAVFELLPIGTEGREPDWLMAARDALEDALQDSFAELDQAPWVAQFFCQDDNDFTSYLTRLTDYIRDSARGTVFTQAYLELSRRHLKAIAKPGGLFEDKVVTRLPWRGNNRRVRLVVYRWLESDGEETGLTPVQSLQQACERIGASLQVCGVQSTRVDGRGLHAWLLPWFNPAPKLTDEAPEEFYRRVAYPESGDGESLALPFDHDFAERLFFNEPRSDVQHGLWFFDDQPHQVMVVDKLRRAPSIGQLTGETRKGDAVNALFDQLPEGTVMSLTLVVKPQDVLEDQLNRLARKAIGENLASTQTRQDVEEARAIIGRQHKLYRGTLAFYVRGDDEQQLHQRSVSLANALLGAGLQPVREGDEVAACNSYLRWLPMAFNPARDTRNWYTRLMFAQHLANLVPVWGRSTGTGHPGITLFNRGGSQLSFDPLSRLDRAMNGHLLLFGPTGAGKSATLVTLLMQVMAVYRPRLFIVEAGNSFGLQGDYFATEGLSVNKVRLKPGASVSLAPFADAWRLVEQPDHVASLSIDELDDEVVTSHEDQRDVLGELEITARLMITGGEAKEEARLSRADRSLIRECILDAAQTCVAAGRQVLTRDVRDALLGVAADQHLPEKRRERAQEMGESIDLFCQGFEGELFDREGTPWPESDVTIVDLATYAREGYEAQMSISYISLMNTVNNLAERDQYLGRPIIMVTDEGHIITKNPLLAPFVVKGTKMWRKLGAWFWLATQNLADFPTAAQTMLNMIEWWICLNMPPAEIEEIARFKKLSPAQKALLFSASKEPGKYTEGVVLSKKLETLFRVVPPSLYLALAMTEPEEKAERWTLMQENGCSELEAVYRVAERIDRARGI, encoded by the coding sequence GTGCATACCGGCGATTCGGGCAAGCGCACTCCCGCGTGGAAAGCCTGGCGCAATCCATTGCGCCCTCGCGCCACCTTGGCCGATGAAGCCGCACTCTATGCGCACAATCCCAGCTTCACCGATCATCTGCCGTGGGTCGAATACCTCGACACCGAGCAGTGTTTTCTGCTGGATGACAATCGCTCGGTGGGTGCGGTGTTCGAGTTGCTGCCTATCGGCACCGAAGGGCGCGAACCCGATTGGCTGATGGCCGCCCGCGATGCCCTTGAGGATGCCCTGCAGGATAGCTTTGCCGAGCTGGATCAAGCGCCTTGGGTAGCGCAGTTTTTCTGCCAGGACGACAACGATTTCACCTCCTATCTGACCCGACTCACCGACTATATCCGTGACAGCGCGCGAGGCACGGTCTTCACCCAGGCATATTTGGAGCTCAGCCGCCGTCATCTGAAGGCCATCGCCAAGCCGGGTGGTCTGTTTGAGGATAAGGTGGTGACGCGCCTGCCCTGGCGTGGCAATAACCGACGGGTACGCCTGGTGGTCTATCGCTGGCTCGAGTCTGACGGTGAGGAAACGGGGCTCACCCCCGTGCAATCCCTGCAACAGGCTTGCGAACGAATCGGTGCTTCGTTGCAGGTGTGCGGGGTGCAATCGACGCGAGTCGATGGCCGCGGTTTGCATGCCTGGTTGTTGCCCTGGTTCAATCCAGCGCCGAAGCTCACCGATGAAGCGCCCGAGGAGTTCTACCGCCGCGTGGCCTATCCGGAGTCGGGCGACGGTGAATCGCTGGCACTGCCCTTCGACCACGACTTTGCCGAGCGGCTGTTCTTCAACGAACCGCGTTCGGATGTGCAGCACGGACTCTGGTTTTTCGACGATCAACCCCATCAGGTCATGGTGGTGGACAAGCTGCGCCGGGCACCGTCGATTGGTCAACTCACCGGAGAAACCCGTAAGGGCGATGCAGTCAACGCCCTGTTTGACCAGTTACCTGAAGGCACGGTGATGAGTCTGACCCTGGTGGTCAAACCGCAGGATGTGCTCGAGGACCAGTTAAACCGATTGGCGCGAAAAGCCATCGGTGAAAACCTGGCCTCGACCCAGACCCGTCAGGATGTCGAAGAGGCCCGCGCGATCATTGGCCGTCAGCACAAGCTGTACCGCGGCACGCTGGCGTTTTACGTGCGCGGTGACGATGAACAGCAATTGCACCAGCGCTCGGTCAGCCTTGCTAACGCGCTGTTGGGCGCGGGGCTGCAACCGGTACGTGAAGGCGATGAGGTCGCCGCCTGCAACAGCTACCTGCGTTGGTTGCCGATGGCTTTCAACCCGGCCCGCGACACTCGTAACTGGTACACCCGCCTGATGTTCGCCCAACACCTGGCGAACCTGGTTCCGGTCTGGGGCCGCAGCACCGGCACCGGCCACCCGGGCATCACCTTGTTCAACCGCGGCGGCTCGCAATTGAGCTTCGACCCTTTGTCACGCCTGGATCGGGCCATGAACGGTCATCTGCTGTTGTTCGGTCCCACCGGTGCCGGCAAGTCGGCGACCCTGGTCACCCTGCTGATGCAGGTCATGGCCGTGTACCGCCCTCGCCTGTTTATCGTCGAGGCCGGCAACTCATTCGGCTTGCAGGGAGACTACTTCGCGACAGAGGGCCTGTCGGTCAACAAGGTCCGATTGAAACCAGGCGCCTCGGTCAGTCTCGCCCCGTTCGCCGATGCTTGGCGCCTGGTCGAGCAGCCGGATCATGTGGCGAGTCTGTCGATCGATGAGCTGGACGATGAGGTGGTAACCAGTCACGAAGACCAGCGCGATGTTCTCGGCGAACTGGAAATCACCGCCCGCCTGATGATCACCGGCGGCGAGGCCAAGGAAGAGGCGCGCCTGAGTCGAGCCGATCGCAGCTTGATCCGAGAGTGCATTCTCGATGCGGCGCAGACCTGCGTCGCCGCGGGCCGACAGGTACTGACCCGCGACGTACGCGACGCCTTGCTGGGCGTCGCCGCCGATCAGCATTTACCAGAGAAGCGTCGCGAGCGTGCCCAGGAAATGGGCGAGTCCATCGACCTATTTTGCCAGGGTTTCGAGGGTGAACTGTTCGATCGCGAAGGTACGCCTTGGCCCGAGAGCGATGTGACCATTGTCGACCTGGCCACTTACGCGCGCGAAGGCTACGAGGCACAGATGTCCATCAGCTACATCAGCTTGATGAACACCGTGAACAACCTCGCCGAGCGCGATCAGTATTTAGGTCGGCCGATCATCATGGTCACCGACGAGGGCCATATCATCACCAAAAACCCGCTGCTGGCGCCCTTCGTGGTCAAGGGGACGAAGATGTGGCGCAAGCTCGGCGCTTGGTTCTGGCTGGCGACGCAAAACCTTGCCGACTTCCCCACTGCTGCGCAGACCATGCTCAACATGATCGAATGGTGGATTTGTTTGAATATGCCGCCGGCGGAAATTGAAGAAATCGCTCGTTTCAAGAAGCTTTCACCGGCGCAGAAAGCCTTGTTGTTCTCCGCCAGCAAAGAGCCTGGCAAATACACCGAAGGAGTGGTGCTATCGAAAAAGCTCGAAACACTGTTTCGAGTCGTACCGCCCAGCCTCTATCTCGCCCTGGCCATGACGGAGCCCGAGGAAAAAGCCGAGCGCTGGACACTGATGCAGGAGAATGGCTGCTCAGAGTTGGAAGCGGTTTACCGGGTAGCTGAACGGATTGATAGAGCGCGAGGAATATAG
- a CDS encoding TIGR03751 family conjugal transfer lipoprotein, whose amino-acid sequence MKKTVAPCLTWISVFCLFLAGCSTDKDTLLPHGEQTMLDIWNGAGSQGTQQQLLDARQQLRRPLVRADFSVALQEPYTRTAANEIRNLFPRLPNPDLVLYVYPHLSGTEQAPVPGYSTVFSLYQRVQYALPGERQEDL is encoded by the coding sequence ATGAAAAAGACCGTAGCTCCCTGTCTGACCTGGATTAGCGTGTTCTGCTTGTTCCTGGCGGGGTGTTCCACCGACAAGGACACGCTTTTGCCGCATGGCGAGCAAACCATGCTGGACATCTGGAACGGCGCCGGTTCGCAAGGCACTCAGCAGCAACTGCTGGATGCTCGGCAGCAGTTGCGCCGCCCGTTGGTTCGAGCAGACTTCTCCGTTGCTCTCCAGGAACCGTACACGCGTACAGCGGCGAACGAGATCCGCAACCTGTTCCCTCGCCTGCCCAATCCCGATCTGGTGCTGTACGTGTATCCGCATTTGAGCGGTACCGAGCAGGCACCAGTCCCCGGTTACTCGACCGTCTTTTCGCTCTACCAACGGGTGCAGTACGCATTGCCGGGTGAACGTCAGGAAGACTTGTAG
- a CDS encoding TIGR03749 family integrating conjugative element protein, translating to MKRISPLGITVALMLWGAAAQAVELMHWDRLPLAVPLAINQERVIFVDEDVRVGVPSTLTGKLRVQSTGGTLYLRASEAIAPTRLQVQSVATGEIILLDIAATPGDQPLEPVRILKNAQGQASEAESNTVPVPERTPIPVALTRYAAQSLYAPLRTVESLPGVRRVPPKLRTELPSLLPTENVSSTPIAAWRLGDYWVTAVKLRNSGSEIVQLDPRRLQAKLFAATFQHAFLGPVGSAEDTTIAYLVTRGAGLEHAVLLPPIARGADDES from the coding sequence ATGAAGCGGATCTCTCCCCTGGGAATCACCGTCGCACTGATGCTATGGGGAGCTGCAGCGCAAGCCGTCGAACTGATGCACTGGGACCGCCTTCCCCTCGCGGTCCCTCTGGCGATCAATCAGGAGCGGGTGATCTTTGTCGATGAGGATGTTCGAGTCGGCGTGCCCTCAACCCTGACGGGCAAGCTGCGCGTACAATCAACCGGCGGCACGCTGTACCTGCGAGCATCGGAAGCCATTGCACCGACACGACTGCAAGTGCAGTCGGTCGCAACGGGTGAGATCATCCTGCTGGATATCGCGGCCACTCCTGGTGATCAACCGCTGGAGCCCGTGCGTATTCTCAAGAATGCTCAGGGACAGGCTAGCGAGGCTGAATCTAACACCGTCCCTGTTCCAGAACGCACACCAATCCCGGTCGCTCTGACGCGCTACGCCGCGCAAAGCCTGTACGCGCCGCTGCGCACCGTGGAGTCCCTGCCCGGTGTACGCCGCGTCCCGCCCAAGTTGCGCACCGAACTGCCGAGCCTGCTGCCGACCGAAAACGTGTCCAGCACACCCATCGCCGCCTGGCGACTCGGTGACTACTGGGTAACGGCAGTGAAGTTGCGCAATAGTGGTTCAGAGATAGTGCAACTCGACCCGCGTCGGCTTCAGGCCAAGCTGTTCGCCGCTACCTTCCAGCATGCTTTCCTCGGGCCTGTCGGCAGTGCTGAAGACACCACGATTGCCTACCTCGTCACCCGCGGTGCCGGCCTCGAGCACGCCGTGCTGCTCCCGCCCATTGCGCGAGGTGCTGACGATGAAAGCTAA
- a CDS encoding TIGR03746 family integrating conjugative element protein, translated as MSRFRNKVDAQQAHIFSLRLAVMILALICAGLWYGWRSAPTDLTVHVPPDLRSGSTRKWWDIPSENVYAFALYIFGQLNRWPSDGEQDYRRAIYGLQSYLTPACKAFLDGDYEYRKAAGELRQRVRGVYEILGRGYSEDPELRVKQLDRDSWLVKLDLNADEYYAAEPVKRVVVRYPLRVVRFDLDPERNKWGLALDCYQGTPQKISLPGGEP; from the coding sequence ATGAGTCGCTTTCGGAACAAGGTGGATGCCCAACAGGCCCATATCTTCAGCCTGCGTCTGGCGGTAATGATCCTCGCCCTAATCTGCGCCGGACTCTGGTATGGCTGGCGCTCGGCGCCGACCGATCTGACCGTGCATGTCCCCCCGGATCTGCGCTCGGGCAGCACTCGCAAGTGGTGGGATATCCCTTCAGAAAATGTCTATGCCTTTGCCCTGTACATCTTTGGCCAACTCAACCGCTGGCCCTCGGATGGCGAGCAGGATTACCGCCGCGCCATCTACGGCTTGCAGTCCTACCTGACACCCGCCTGCAAGGCCTTCCTGGACGGTGATTATGAGTACCGCAAGGCCGCTGGCGAACTGCGCCAGCGGGTGCGTGGCGTCTACGAAATTCTGGGCCGAGGCTACAGCGAGGATCCGGAACTCAGGGTCAAGCAACTCGACCGCGACAGCTGGCTGGTCAAGCTCGACCTCAATGCCGATGAGTATTACGCTGCGGAACCGGTGAAACGGGTGGTGGTGCGTTATCCATTACGTGTAGTGCGTTTTGATCTTGATCCCGAGCGCAACAAGTGGGGGCTGGCACTGGATTGTTATCAGGGCACTCCGCAAAAAATCTCCCTGCCTGGAGGTGAGCCATGA
- a CDS encoding TIGR03750 family conjugal transfer protein: MNDTIERLADGTLVFLPERLNRDPAVLRGLTNDEMWVALGAGAVIGLLLGVPLAIATASIAVAPTGMIAGMAVVLFAGGTLLRRAKRARPETWLYRKFEWVLASRWRLGRGSLILHSGAWTVRRSRRLRPALSRWQR, translated from the coding sequence ATGAACGACACTATCGAACGCCTTGCCGACGGCACCTTGGTCTTTCTGCCGGAGCGACTCAATCGTGATCCCGCCGTATTGCGCGGTTTAACCAATGATGAGATGTGGGTTGCACTTGGCGCCGGCGCAGTCATTGGCCTGCTGTTGGGCGTTCCTCTGGCGATCGCCACCGCTTCCATTGCCGTGGCGCCGACTGGCATGATCGCAGGCATGGCAGTGGTGTTATTTGCCGGGGGTACGCTTTTGCGTCGGGCCAAACGGGCCCGTCCGGAGACCTGGTTGTACCGCAAATTCGAATGGGTACTGGCCAGTCGCTGGCGCCTGGGACGCGGCAGTTTAATCCTTCACTCCGGTGCCTGGACGGTTCGCCGTTCGCGTCGACTGCGCCCTGCCCTGTCCCGGTGGCAGCGATGA
- a CDS encoding TIGR03745 family integrating conjugative element membrane protein codes for MFKYFTPLKNNLRDRASQRLIGLLLVLGPGFAFAELPTMEAPSRGEGTGLIETIKNYAYDGGILLGLLIALLAFLGVAWHSLTVYADVQNQRKTWKDLGAVVGIGALLVVIIIWFLTKAAAIL; via the coding sequence ATGTTCAAGTACTTTACCCCTCTGAAAAACAACCTGCGTGATCGTGCCAGTCAACGTCTAATTGGCTTGTTGTTGGTGCTCGGCCCAGGCTTCGCCTTTGCCGAGCTACCGACCATGGAAGCGCCTTCCCGCGGCGAAGGCACCGGGTTGATCGAAACGATCAAAAACTACGCCTACGACGGCGGCATCCTGCTCGGCCTGTTGATCGCCCTGCTCGCTTTTCTCGGTGTGGCTTGGCATTCCCTGACCGTCTATGCCGACGTGCAAAACCAGCGCAAGACTTGGAAAGACCTCGGCGCCGTAGTCGGCATCGGAGCCCTGCTGGTGGTAATCATCATCTGGTTCCTGACCAAGGCCGCCGCGATTTTGTGA
- a CDS encoding TIGR03758 family integrating conjugative element protein, with the protein MSMTDAQSAAFQNASGFSTQNSSTLWLSLVLVLTLLWCTWVMWTAYRGWAAGSVRFGAFGGSAARVLLALLVLMFFTLS; encoded by the coding sequence ATGAGCATGACTGACGCCCAGAGCGCTGCCTTCCAAAACGCCTCCGGCTTCTCGACGCAGAACAGTTCGACGTTGTGGCTCTCCCTGGTTCTCGTACTGACCTTGCTGTGGTGTACCTGGGTGATGTGGACGGCTTACCGGGGCTGGGCGGCCGGCAGTGTGCGCTTCGGCGCCTTCGGCGGCAGTGCCGCGCGCGTCTTGCTAGCCCTACTCGTCCTGATGTTCTTCACCCTGTCCTAA